The DNA sequence TCGTTTCGCTATTTAAGCTTCAGGATGAGCTCTCCAATAGACTTGGGCGCCTATATACATACGCTCATATGCGGTATGATCAGGATACGGCAAACAGCTTCTATCAGGGGATGAACCAGAAGGCTGAATCATTGCTCACCGAGGCGGGCAGTGCGATGAGCTTCATCGTGCCGGAAATTATTGCAATTGATACAGATAAAATTGAACATTTCATTAAAGAAAATAATGATCTGAAAGGTTATAAACTTACATTGGATGAGATTACTCGCCAAAAGGCACATATTCTTTCTGAAAAGGAAGAAAGTTTGCTCGCGTTGGCGTCTGAACCACTTGGATCGGCTGAGACGACATTTGGAATGTTAAATAATGCCGACCTGCAATTCCCTGTCATTAAAAATGAAAACGGGGAAGAGGTAGAATTGACTCATGGACGTTATGTAGGATTCCTTGAATCGAAGGATCGTGATGTACGTAAAGCGGCTTTTAAGGCAATGTATGAGACGTACGGGAAATACCGAAATACATTTGCTTCCACATTATCGGGAACTGTAAAAAAGGATAATTTCTATGCAAAAGTACGTAAATACGATTCAGCTAGACAATCCGCATTGGATGGCAACAATATCCCTGAATCTGTATATGACAATTTGGTGGAAGCTGTAAATGAGCGCCTGCCACTCCTGCATCGCTATATCAAACTGCGCAAAAAGGTACTCGGTCTTGATGAGTTGCATATGTATGATATGTACACACCGCTTGTTAAAAATGCTGATATGAAAATAGATTATGAACAGGCGAAACAATACGTGCTGGACGGTCTGCAGCCACTTGGAGAAGACTATAAACGCATTCTCGAAGAAGCTTTTTCAAATCGTTGGATTGATGTCCATGAGAATAAAGGTAAGCGGAGCGGTGCATATTCTTCCGGCTCTTACAGTACAAATCCGTATATTTTGCTGAACTGGCAGGATAAAGTGAATGACCTGTTTACACTTGTCCATGAACTTGGACATTCAGTGCATAGCTATTATACGCGTAAAAACCAGCCTTATCGTTATGGAAACTATTCGATTTTTGTTGCAGAAGTTGCGTCAACAACGAATGAGAACTTGCTAAGTGAATATATGATCAATAATCTCGAAGATAAGAATGAAAAACTGTATCTGCTGAATCATTATCTTGAAGGTTTCCGCGGCACTGTTTTCCGTCAGACAATGTTTGCTGAATTTGAGCATGATATTCATATGCGTATGCAAAATGGTGAAGCACTTACTGCTGATTCACTCAGTGAGATTTATTATAATCTGAACAAAAAATACTTTGGTGATGATGTTGTTTCTGATGAAGAAATCGGTTTGGAATGGGCAAGGATTCCACATTTCTATTACAACTACTATGTGTATCAGTATGCTACTGGATTCTCTGCGGCAGCAGCTCTTTCACACGGTATTCTAACTGGAAAAGAAGGGGCAGTCGATCACTATCTTGATTTCTTAAAAGCAGGAAGTAGTGATTACCCTATTGAAGTTTTGAAAAAAGCTGGTGTAGATATGGATTCCAAGCAGCCAATCCTTGATGCACTTGACGTCTTTGAAGAAAAACTAAATGAAATGGAAAAGCTTCTTGCTGAATAACAGTTTAAGACGGTG is a window from the Aciduricibacillus chroicocephali genome containing:
- the pepF gene encoding oligoendopeptidase F; protein product: MAKNSVKELPKREELKVEDTWKLEDIFATDEDWEKSFKELQKDIPKVEAYRGKLGESAQELVSLFKLQDELSNRLGRLYTYAHMRYDQDTANSFYQGMNQKAESLLTEAGSAMSFIVPEIIAIDTDKIEHFIKENNDLKGYKLTLDEITRQKAHILSEKEESLLALASEPLGSAETTFGMLNNADLQFPVIKNENGEEVELTHGRYVGFLESKDRDVRKAAFKAMYETYGKYRNTFASTLSGTVKKDNFYAKVRKYDSARQSALDGNNIPESVYDNLVEAVNERLPLLHRYIKLRKKVLGLDELHMYDMYTPLVKNADMKIDYEQAKQYVLDGLQPLGEDYKRILEEAFSNRWIDVHENKGKRSGAYSSGSYSTNPYILLNWQDKVNDLFTLVHELGHSVHSYYTRKNQPYRYGNYSIFVAEVASTTNENLLSEYMINNLEDKNEKLYLLNHYLEGFRGTVFRQTMFAEFEHDIHMRMQNGEALTADSLSEIYYNLNKKYFGDDVVSDEEIGLEWARIPHFYYNYYVYQYATGFSAAAALSHGILTGKEGAVDHYLDFLKAGSSDYPIEVLKKAGVDMDSKQPILDALDVFEEKLNEMEKLLAE